One window from the genome of Rariglobus hedericola encodes:
- a CDS encoding LacI family DNA-binding transcriptional regulator — protein MPTPSRITVRDIAAKAGLHFTTVALALRDSPMLNAETKRRVQELAESMGYRPDPMLTALNAYRKTRSRPNYQATIAWINNWPVRAELLRIPEFGEYHRGACARAAELGYVVEEFWLHARGMTPDKLRRVLSARGIQAVIIAPQPKPGIWIDFDYSEFSALALGYSLQPTRLHVITNHHAHSMNMMIERLYGLGYRRIGMYIGKEWDAKVGHSWLSSFLLARWLHPDLADLPPVLQNDLEGSALEEWLERHRPDVVVSYGRILDQMKTMRLKIPKDIGYAGIDLLEQNRTVSGIYQNSVTIGRKAVDFLVDMIHRGERGLPAVPIRTLVESEWRIGTTVRTGTPKPRTKRKA, from the coding sequence ATGCCCACTCCGTCCCGTATCACTGTCCGCGATATTGCCGCCAAGGCCGGACTGCATTTCACGACGGTGGCCCTGGCGTTGCGCGACAGTCCGATGCTCAACGCGGAGACCAAGCGTCGTGTGCAGGAACTGGCTGAGTCGATGGGTTACCGGCCGGACCCGATGCTCACGGCGTTGAACGCCTATCGGAAAACGCGGAGCCGCCCCAACTATCAGGCGACGATTGCGTGGATTAACAACTGGCCGGTGCGTGCGGAACTCCTGCGCATTCCGGAATTCGGTGAATACCATCGGGGCGCGTGTGCGCGGGCGGCCGAGCTCGGCTATGTCGTCGAAGAGTTCTGGTTGCATGCCCGCGGAATGACGCCGGACAAACTCCGGCGGGTGTTGAGTGCCCGTGGTATTCAGGCGGTGATCATCGCGCCGCAGCCCAAGCCGGGAATCTGGATCGATTTTGATTACAGCGAGTTCTCGGCGCTGGCGCTGGGTTACAGCCTGCAACCGACCCGGCTGCATGTGATCACGAATCATCATGCGCATTCCATGAACATGATGATCGAGCGGCTTTACGGCCTGGGATACCGCCGCATCGGCATGTATATCGGCAAGGAGTGGGATGCGAAGGTCGGCCACAGCTGGTTGAGCAGCTTCCTGCTTGCCCGCTGGCTGCATCCGGATCTGGCGGATCTGCCTCCCGTGCTGCAAAACGATCTTGAAGGAAGCGCCCTCGAGGAATGGCTGGAGCGGCACCGTCCCGATGTAGTCGTATCCTATGGGCGGATACTCGATCAAATGAAGACGATGCGACTGAAGATCCCCAAGGATATCGGTTACGCTGGCATCGATCTGCTGGAGCAGAACCGCACGGTCTCGGGCATTTACCAGAACAGTGTCACCATCGGCCGCAAGGCGGTGGATTTTCTGGTGGATATGATTCATCGCGGCGAACGCGGTCTGCCGGCGGTGCCGATCCGCACATTGGTCGAGAGTGAGTGGAGAATCGGGACCACTGTGCGCACCGGGACGCCGAAACCGCGGACCAAGCGCAAGGCCTGA
- a CDS encoding beta-galactosidase, giving the protein MIKVLTLASLLAAVATAGAASLSISSEQLEKKGSAKVELSSGKPAQISIRFDDPGWDSGVIVRPPAGEKFWDLSGSRVLAVDVENKSADKQLRLTMQITSGTKEEKTLHRVNSGIALNPGEKRTLNLLIPHRELHAAPQGVPGPRFVDSDKISMIEFFIQWPFESKQKDLADYRLSDLRVTGEPDKITAPAGDAFFPYIDIYGQYMHSDWPEKIHSDDDLKKAHAKELAELNASKRPAEWNRFGGWANGPLLKSTGNFRTEKYKGKWWMVDPEGRLFISHGIDVLHASTDATRTQDHEKWFSFPVTSWTAPFTDWNLAKKYGKKDYASDFYDTLAKRLESWGINTIGDWGKADLIMKGRMPYTLQLTDFNDKMPKIEGSKLKFYDVFDPAYISRMKTLMKTEAASRPEVAKSINDPLCIGYFIDNELNFGNRGRQVLGDAVIKSPAKQASKQEWVKDLKAKYSTIKKFNDAWSTAYADWDAVLAATEAPDSKGFKADSDVFFLKTVDQYFRLCRDSIKTVAPNRLYLGCRFISTDAVRKALYDASLKYCDVLTVNVYAHSTANLTNDKFPDMPVLIGEFHFGILDRGMFSASLAPTGITQAERAVAYTRFLQGALSNPHIVGTHWFQFRDQPLTGRWDGEGYQIGFVDVADTPYVELTQAAREVGENMYEYRMHGKLVNDMR; this is encoded by the coding sequence ATGATAAAAGTCCTTACCCTTGCCTCGCTCCTTGCCGCGGTTGCCACCGCCGGTGCCGCTTCCCTTTCGATTTCGAGCGAGCAGCTTGAGAAAAAAGGTTCGGCCAAAGTGGAGCTGTCGTCAGGCAAGCCCGCGCAAATCTCCATTCGCTTTGATGATCCAGGTTGGGACTCGGGCGTGATCGTGCGGCCGCCGGCGGGAGAAAAATTCTGGGATCTTTCGGGCTCCCGGGTTCTGGCGGTTGACGTGGAAAACAAGTCCGCGGACAAACAGCTCCGGCTGACCATGCAGATCACCAGCGGCACCAAGGAAGAGAAGACCTTGCACCGCGTGAACTCGGGCATCGCGCTCAATCCCGGCGAGAAGCGCACATTGAACCTTTTGATTCCGCACCGCGAACTCCATGCCGCACCGCAGGGCGTGCCGGGTCCCCGTTTCGTGGACTCCGACAAGATCTCGATGATCGAGTTCTTCATCCAGTGGCCATTTGAGAGCAAACAGAAGGACCTGGCCGACTACCGCCTTTCCGACCTGCGCGTGACCGGTGAGCCGGACAAGATCACGGCTCCGGCCGGTGATGCGTTTTTCCCTTATATCGATATTTACGGCCAATACATGCACTCGGACTGGCCCGAGAAGATCCATTCGGATGACGACCTGAAGAAGGCGCATGCGAAGGAACTCGCCGAGTTGAATGCCTCGAAGCGTCCCGCCGAGTGGAACCGTTTCGGTGGCTGGGCCAACGGCCCGCTACTCAAATCTACCGGAAATTTCCGCACCGAAAAATACAAAGGCAAATGGTGGATGGTTGATCCGGAAGGCCGCCTGTTTATTTCGCATGGCATCGATGTGCTTCATGCGTCCACCGACGCTACCCGCACCCAGGATCACGAAAAGTGGTTCTCCTTCCCGGTGACCTCCTGGACCGCTCCGTTCACCGACTGGAATCTCGCCAAGAAATACGGGAAGAAGGACTACGCCTCTGATTTCTACGATACGCTGGCGAAGCGTCTCGAAAGCTGGGGCATCAACACCATCGGCGACTGGGGCAAGGCCGACCTGATCATGAAAGGCCGCATGCCCTACACGCTTCAACTGACCGATTTTAACGACAAGATGCCCAAGATCGAAGGGTCCAAGCTCAAGTTCTACGATGTGTTCGATCCTGCCTACATCAGCCGCATGAAGACGCTGATGAAGACCGAGGCGGCCAGTCGTCCGGAGGTCGCCAAGTCCATCAACGACCCGCTGTGCATCGGCTACTTCATCGATAACGAACTCAACTTCGGCAACCGCGGCCGCCAGGTTCTGGGAGACGCCGTGATCAAGAGCCCGGCCAAGCAGGCTTCGAAGCAGGAGTGGGTGAAGGACCTCAAGGCCAAATACTCCACGATCAAAAAATTCAACGACGCGTGGAGCACGGCCTACGCAGATTGGGACGCGGTCCTGGCCGCCACCGAGGCGCCGGACTCGAAGGGCTTCAAGGCCGATTCTGACGTCTTCTTTCTCAAGACGGTCGATCAATATTTCCGCCTCTGCCGCGATTCGATCAAGACCGTCGCGCCCAACCGCCTCTATCTCGGTTGCCGCTTCATCTCCACCGACGCCGTGCGCAAGGCTTTGTATGATGCGAGCCTGAAGTATTGCGACGTGCTCACGGTCAACGTATATGCCCACAGCACGGCCAACCTCACCAATGACAAGTTCCCCGACATGCCCGTGCTCATCGGCGAATTCCATTTCGGCATCCTCGACCGCGGCATGTTCTCCGCCAGCTTGGCGCCCACGGGTATCACCCAGGCTGAGCGCGCCGTGGCATACACCCGCTTTCTGCAAGGCGCGCTGTCCAACCCGCACATCGTCGGCACGCACTGGTTCCAGTTCCGCGATCAACCGCTCACCGGCCGTTGGGACGGCGAAGGCTATCAGATCGGTTTCGTGGACGTCGCCGACACGCCCTATGTCGAGCTCACCCAAGCAGCCCGTGAAGTGGGCGAGAATATGTATGAATACCGCATGCACGGAAAGCTCGTGAACGACATGCGCTGA
- a CDS encoding carbohydrate binding domain-containing protein, whose amino-acid sequence MKLLWLSALLCNPAWAGVLPLMNGNFEDGLAGWTLKGGQADVAVVTADAASLGKAGLRIYDASADRWQLSSNVLPAKAGSTYALTYWAKSTGVPGAINVSILFLDTAGQVLKGGTVPRYWPGVPVKTPGVWFGKAVAKAVAPEGTQSVLVSIAPIVRKVRAAFIDDLSLVEEVAGETLLSQVDAWLAEIKADPTRGASPSAIVVKLDDLADRRGKVHDRWKRVTDFAHERKIKIDLGIVANSLEGEKAEYFQWIKDQRATGRVGFWWHGWDHAEWKEGEKRMFEFGGTSYEHQKKHLDDSQRLAREKLGFPFVAFGAPFNVADATTVRVLGEDKDMRVWMYGPPDATADKIVLGRAFAVSIEQPTFVANYPEFIEGYAHNRGAGYFVIQGHPMQWNDERYENFTRIMDFLIGQKAEFVFAEEFATRRDLAKRAER is encoded by the coding sequence ATGAAGCTCCTGTGGTTATCCGCCCTTTTGTGCAACCCGGCTTGGGCCGGCGTGCTTCCGCTCATGAATGGTAACTTTGAGGACGGGCTGGCCGGATGGACGCTCAAGGGAGGCCAGGCCGATGTGGCGGTCGTGACTGCGGACGCGGCATCTCTCGGGAAGGCTGGGCTGCGCATTTACGATGCGTCCGCGGACCGGTGGCAGTTGTCGAGCAACGTGCTGCCGGCGAAAGCGGGGAGCACCTACGCGTTGACGTATTGGGCGAAATCTACCGGGGTGCCGGGCGCGATCAATGTGAGTATCCTTTTTCTCGATACGGCTGGTCAGGTGCTCAAGGGCGGGACGGTTCCGCGTTACTGGCCGGGCGTGCCGGTCAAGACACCGGGCGTGTGGTTCGGGAAAGCCGTGGCAAAGGCGGTCGCGCCTGAAGGCACGCAGTCGGTCTTGGTCTCCATCGCGCCCATCGTGCGAAAGGTGCGCGCGGCTTTTATCGATGATCTGAGCTTGGTGGAGGAAGTTGCCGGCGAGACGCTACTTTCACAGGTGGACGCGTGGCTGGCGGAGATCAAAGCCGATCCGACCCGCGGCGCGTCGCCGTCCGCCATCGTGGTGAAACTCGATGATTTGGCGGACCGCCGTGGCAAGGTTCATGACCGCTGGAAGCGCGTCACCGATTTTGCCCATGAGCGTAAAATCAAAATCGACCTGGGTATCGTGGCTAACTCGCTCGAAGGTGAAAAAGCCGAGTATTTCCAGTGGATCAAGGATCAGCGCGCCACCGGTCGCGTGGGGTTTTGGTGGCATGGCTGGGATCACGCGGAATGGAAGGAGGGCGAGAAGCGGATGTTCGAGTTCGGCGGCACGAGTTATGAGCATCAAAAGAAGCACCTCGACGACAGCCAGCGCTTGGCGCGGGAGAAACTCGGGTTTCCTTTCGTGGCGTTTGGCGCGCCGTTCAACGTGGCCGATGCGACCACGGTGCGTGTGCTGGGCGAGGACAAGGATATGCGCGTGTGGATGTATGGTCCGCCGGATGCGACTGCAGACAAAATCGTGCTAGGCCGGGCCTTCGCGGTGAGCATCGAGCAGCCGACCTTCGTGGCGAACTATCCGGAGTTCATCGAGGGTTACGCGCACAATCGCGGCGCGGGATACTTCGTCATCCAAGGGCATCCGATGCAGTGGAACGACGAACGCTACGAGAATTTCACGCGCATCATGGATTTTCTGATCGGGCAAAAAGCGGAGTTTGTTTTCGCGGAGGAATTCGCCACCCGCCGCGATCTGGCGAAACGCGCGGAGCGATGA
- a CDS encoding SGNH/GDSL hydrolase family protein, with protein MKFTSLFSGLALLASGSSFAPSLFSAEIAPTDSLIRYVGRFDDRQADAPRAAWSASTVAFTVSGGSVSVKFNDKGNNLWQVVIDGRSAGVLTLQAGEKVYTVASDLPAGSHHIELVKRTEASLGNTNLLGLTIDDGAKLLPTPARARRIEVIGDSISCGFGNEAASKEEKFSAATENAWLAYGAVAARAVNADYVCIAWSGKKLWPDNTIVELYDRVLPYSATPVWSFKREIPDVVVINLGTNDFNAKVNPEEAGWVAAYVQFIQRVRSHYPKAQVYCAVGTMLGDWNPERKVRTTILGYIDKVITQSNEAGGPPVRLIDFGVQKAENGIGASWHPSAKTHALMGAQLADTLKRDLGW; from the coding sequence ATGAAATTTACCTCGTTGTTTTCGGGTCTCGCCTTGCTGGCGTCCGGTTCCTCGTTTGCGCCCTCGCTGTTCTCCGCGGAGATCGCGCCGACGGATTCGCTCATCCGTTACGTCGGGCGTTTTGATGATCGCCAGGCCGATGCTCCGCGCGCCGCCTGGTCGGCCAGCACCGTTGCGTTCACCGTTTCCGGAGGTTCGGTCTCGGTGAAGTTTAACGACAAGGGCAACAACCTCTGGCAGGTCGTGATCGATGGCCGGTCGGCCGGTGTGCTCACGCTGCAAGCCGGCGAAAAAGTGTATACGGTGGCCAGCGACCTGCCGGCTGGAAGCCACCACATCGAGTTGGTCAAACGCACCGAGGCATCGCTCGGCAATACGAACCTGCTCGGCCTGACGATTGATGACGGTGCGAAGCTTCTGCCGACGCCCGCCCGCGCGCGTCGCATTGAAGTGATAGGTGATTCCATCAGCTGCGGTTTTGGCAACGAGGCCGCCAGCAAAGAAGAGAAGTTTTCCGCCGCCACGGAGAATGCCTGGCTGGCCTACGGTGCGGTGGCTGCACGTGCGGTGAATGCGGACTATGTGTGCATTGCCTGGTCCGGGAAAAAACTTTGGCCGGACAATACTATCGTCGAACTCTACGACCGCGTGCTGCCCTATTCGGCAACTCCGGTGTGGTCCTTCAAGCGTGAGATTCCTGACGTGGTGGTGATAAACCTCGGGACGAACGATTTTAACGCGAAGGTGAATCCGGAGGAAGCCGGCTGGGTTGCCGCGTATGTGCAGTTCATCCAGCGCGTGCGCTCCCATTATCCGAAGGCGCAGGTTTATTGCGCGGTGGGCACGATGCTCGGCGACTGGAATCCCGAGCGTAAAGTCCGCACCACGATTCTGGGTTATATCGACAAAGTGATCACGCAAAGCAACGAGGCAGGTGGCCCGCCGGTGCGACTCATTGATTTTGGAGTGCAGAAGGCGGAAAACGGCATTGGTGCCTCCTGGCATCCGAGCGCCAAGACCCACGCCCTGATGGGCGCTCAACTCGCCGATACGCTGAAGCGCGATCTCGGTTGGTGA
- a CDS encoding type II secretion system protein: MKYPCSRIKCRRPVVATRGFTLIELLAVICIITILAALVLPLLGRMQAKAKATTCTSNLRQMGASFRLYAADNQGFLPAVSKNTNADPAKGSLNTLGHWQVEISPYSARTFTQNIQGAKNANDLYVQCPEFTVTDANVVSRGYGMNDLLTSRGMVKALTTSSNSSNYSYNFRVRVAEVVEPSRTLLVVDSDSAVASLAPRHFERGHCVFVDGHVAAHTVTEATALKSDAIKY; encoded by the coding sequence GTGAAATACCCCTGTTCACGGATCAAGTGCCGCCGTCCTGTCGTTGCCACGCGCGGCTTCACGCTGATCGAGCTGCTGGCGGTGATCTGCATCATCACGATTCTGGCGGCGTTGGTTTTGCCGCTGCTGGGCCGTATGCAGGCGAAGGCGAAGGCCACCACCTGCACCTCGAATCTACGTCAGATGGGCGCGTCTTTCCGGTTATATGCGGCGGACAATCAGGGTTTCCTGCCCGCGGTATCGAAAAATACGAATGCCGACCCGGCCAAAGGCAGTCTGAACACGCTCGGGCACTGGCAGGTGGAGATCAGTCCGTATTCGGCGCGGACATTCACCCAGAACATCCAAGGTGCGAAGAACGCGAACGACCTGTATGTGCAGTGTCCGGAGTTTACGGTGACGGATGCCAATGTGGTGAGCCGCGGCTACGGCATGAACGACCTGCTGACGTCGCGGGGGATGGTGAAAGCGCTCACGACTTCGTCCAACTCGAGCAACTACAGCTACAACTTCCGGGTGCGCGTGGCCGAGGTGGTGGAGCCCTCGCGCACGCTGCTGGTGGTGGACAGCGATAGCGCAGTGGCCTCGCTGGCTCCGCGGCATTTCGAACGGGGGCACTGCGTATTTGTCGACGGGCATGTGGCGGCACACACGGTGACCGAGGCCACCGCGTTGAAGTCTGATGCAATCAAATACTAA
- a CDS encoding type II secretion system protein, whose protein sequence is MNISSHFPSRKNAFTLVELLTVIAIIGILAAILIPVVGKMRAAGQKTACASNLRQIGTSLSNFAADNRGALPGYEKIKDKDGEFYGLVSSASPQWYAENGKPTRALSSQLSAYLGVNQGSASTGIAKIFVCPSSPTAADAVPAPSYSMASQVMTSAGVLKRPFALNGVRSLRYNEIANPPKAVALFDLDVEGAALIGVTLTASASVPEQSVHGATRNVLYFDGHVAAVAKNINPQEKL, encoded by the coding sequence ATGAATATCTCGTCGCATTTTCCATCCCGAAAGAACGCCTTCACTCTCGTCGAACTACTGACGGTGATCGCGATTATCGGCATTCTCGCCGCTATTCTCATTCCCGTGGTGGGCAAGATGCGGGCGGCGGGCCAGAAAACCGCCTGCGCCTCCAACCTTCGCCAGATCGGCACGTCTTTAAGTAACTTTGCGGCGGACAACCGTGGAGCACTTCCCGGTTACGAGAAAATCAAGGACAAGGACGGTGAGTTCTACGGTTTGGTGAGTTCGGCAAGCCCGCAGTGGTATGCGGAAAACGGCAAGCCGACTCGTGCGCTTTCCTCCCAATTGTCGGCTTACTTGGGCGTTAACCAAGGAAGTGCCTCAACGGGCATTGCGAAGATTTTTGTCTGTCCTTCGAGTCCCACCGCGGCGGACGCCGTTCCTGCGCCCAGTTATTCCATGGCGAGCCAAGTGATGACGAGTGCCGGTGTCCTGAAGCGTCCCTTCGCCCTCAATGGCGTGCGATCGCTTCGCTATAACGAAATCGCAAATCCCCCCAAGGCGGTCGCGCTGTTCGATCTCGATGTCGAAGGTGCGGCATTGATCGGTGTGACATTAACCGCCTCGGCCTCCGTTCCGGAGCAATCGGTCCACGGTGCGACCCGCAACGTTCTCTATTTTGACGGCCACGTGGCCGCTGTAGCCAAAAACATCAACCCGCAAGAGAAGCTCTGA